One window of the Micromonas commoda chromosome 9, complete sequence genome contains the following:
- a CDS encoding predicted protein — protein sequence MEGDIKFDLDVTGTGFEVGLEEGKPFVNFKEPKVKFVNSNAATAAAHLQLGMSAGVESNVQVCFGGKICSGPAVELGQSVYAGIDTVASSKTADFEQDKCNPREFELSARFVEWDYPDNTKGECTIPDGKDGQLAGMGAYVQVPAPVFNIGIMNEYPAAVDLLPKYVSIYAHEGDDVLMKEVKHECSLMMLED from the coding sequence ATGGAGGGCGACATCAAGTTCGATCTTGACGTCACCGGCACCGGTTTTGAGGTTGGACTCGAGGAGGGGAAGCCCTTCGTGAACTTCAAGGAGCCCAAAGTCAAATTCGTGAACAGCAACGCTGCCACCGCCGCTGCACACCTTCAGCTCGGTATGAGTGCCGGCGTCGAGAGCAACGTCCAGGTCTGCTTCGGCGGTAAAATTTGCTCGGGACCTGCGGTTGAGCTCGGCCAGTCTGTGTACGCCGGAATCGACACTGTCGCCTCGTCAAAGACTGCTGATTTCGAGCAGGACAAGTGCAACCCCAGAGAGTTTGAGctctccgcgcgcttcgTGGAATGGGACTACCCCGACAACACCAAGGGCGAGTGCACCATCCCTGACGGCAAGGACGGTCAGCTCGCGGGCATGGGTGCCTACGTTCAGGTCCCGGCGCCGGTTTTCAACATTGGCATCATGAACGAGTATCCAGCGGCGGTTGATCTCCTGCCAAAGTACGTGTCCATCTACGCTCACGAAGGAGACGATGTCCTCATGAAGGAGGTGAAGCACGAATGCTCGTTGATGATGCTTGAAGACTAA